From Enterococcus mundtii, the proteins below share one genomic window:
- a CDS encoding CpsD/CapB family tyrosine-protein kinase: MARGKLGLDIVTLSNPESVASEQYRSIRSNIQIQREKEALTSLMITSASPGEGKTTTSVNLAVVFALTKCKTLLIDGDLRKRSITEALNVPNASGLCGILDKGYSLESSTYQTNIENLDVLPSGVYSENPAEVLASAGFKKLLREINLTYDFVVIDVPPITEVADAKIIATLVDSCALVVRDSKSSKKLIIEAKKLLDNSGANVLGVIYNGNKTKKSKHYGYGGAYGYGSRKKEKSPFRLWKQ; this comes from the coding sequence ATGGCAAGGGGAAAGCTTGGCTTGGATATTGTGACATTATCGAATCCAGAATCAGTTGCTTCTGAACAGTATCGCAGTATTCGCTCGAATATCCAAATCCAAAGAGAAAAGGAAGCATTGACTTCATTGATGATTACTTCAGCCAGTCCGGGTGAAGGAAAGACAACAACGAGTGTGAATTTAGCTGTTGTCTTTGCTTTAACAAAATGTAAAACATTATTGATCGATGGTGATTTAAGGAAACGTTCGATCACTGAAGCATTGAATGTTCCTAATGCTTCAGGGCTATGTGGCATCTTAGATAAAGGGTACTCATTAGAATCTAGTACGTACCAGACAAATATTGAGAATCTAGATGTGCTACCTAGTGGGGTTTATTCAGAAAATCCAGCTGAAGTTTTGGCAAGTGCTGGATTTAAAAAACTACTGAGAGAAATCAATTTAACCTATGATTTTGTTGTTATTGATGTGCCACCAATCACCGAAGTAGCGGATGCTAAAATTATTGCGACGTTGGTTGATAGTTGTGCGTTAGTAGTACGAGATAGTAAGTCAAGTAAAAAATTGATCATTGAAGCTAAGAAACTACTTGATAATTCTGGAGCAAATGTTCTTGGAGTTATTTACAACGGAAATAAAACGAAAAAATCGAAGCACTACGGTTACGGAGGTGCTTACGGCTATGGGAGCAGAAAAAAAGAAAAGAGTCCTTTTCGTCTCTGGAAGCAATAA
- a CDS encoding YveK family protein yields the protein MQGTNQLLKTFRLLRQNLWIILLSTVVFAVGGYVFTEKFITPTYKATTQLVAKTTVTPESDETLNDANYKLLMINTYKSLVTSYSILDDAQKKLKETQDIDLNVDQIRQMLTVAQEENSQIFSISVLSERPEIAQVVSEKVAESFSAKVGELLGEGNSVSIISPARTSGTPISPNLKLNTVMFALIGWLVAVIGIFIWSLSNQILEKEDNFEETLGLQNLGNVAEMKPTQNEKSKKKLYVVEERR from the coding sequence ATGCAAGGCACGAATCAACTACTTAAAACATTTCGCTTACTCAGACAAAATCTATGGATTATTTTACTTTCTACGGTTGTTTTTGCTGTTGGGGGATATGTTTTCACTGAAAAATTCATCACACCTACGTATAAGGCGACCACTCAACTTGTAGCAAAAACTACGGTGACACCAGAATCGGATGAGACGCTCAATGATGCGAACTATAAGTTATTGATGATCAATACGTATAAAAGTCTAGTCACAAGTTATTCGATTTTAGATGATGCACAAAAGAAACTAAAAGAAACGCAAGATATCGATTTGAATGTGGATCAGATTCGCCAAATGCTTACGGTGGCTCAAGAAGAAAATTCGCAGATTTTCAGTATTTCTGTTTTATCTGAAAGACCAGAGATTGCTCAAGTTGTTTCCGAAAAGGTGGCAGAATCTTTTTCAGCAAAAGTCGGTGAATTACTAGGTGAAGGGAATTCTGTTTCGATTATTTCACCCGCTCGCACCTCGGGAACACCGATTTCTCCTAATTTAAAGCTGAATACAGTTATGTTTGCTTTGATTGGCTGGTTAGTCGCTGTTATCGGCATATTCATTTGGTCACTGTCGAATCAAATCTTAGAGAAAGAAGACAACTTTGAAGAAACGCTCGGTCTTCAAAATTTAGGAAATGTGGCGGAAATGAAACCAACACAAAATGAAAAAAGCAAGAAAAAACTATATGTAGTAGAGGAAAGGAGATAG
- a CDS encoding nucleotide sugar dehydrogenase, with product MDKKTINFVGLGYVGLPAALLLQNSGYPIIGTDINQELISELSNRKKTFDEPGLQEAYDQAMVNGIQFTTKYQQAEIYVVAVPTPFEATTKKIDPTYLVNALTAINEHCLEGAVIIVESTISPGTIDQYVRPIFKNKKVSLCHAPERILPGNILKELRYNSRTIGADNEETAQVVKEIYQGFCEGEIVLTDIKTAELSKVVENTFRDINIAFANELKLICEREGLDVHSVIEIANKHPRVNILNPGTGVGGHCIPVDPWFLVGDYPEQARLIRTAREVNDAVPKRILDKVREVMDHSFSGKRLGIYGLTYKDNVDDVRESPSLQLYQAMTDKEQAEVLFYDPLVKKSIVKNQAMDFDDFLQNTDVVLVMNRHEHLLVNEPLIQQSSETVLDPIGDLSMDKVVL from the coding sequence ATGGACAAAAAAACAATCAATTTTGTGGGTTTAGGTTACGTAGGGTTACCTGCAGCGTTATTACTACAAAATTCTGGCTACCCTATCATTGGGACAGATATCAATCAAGAACTAATATCTGAATTAAGTAATAGAAAGAAGACATTTGACGAACCGGGTCTTCAAGAAGCCTATGATCAAGCAATGGTTAATGGAATACAGTTCACAACAAAATATCAACAAGCAGAGATTTATGTCGTCGCTGTACCAACACCGTTTGAAGCAACGACAAAAAAAATCGATCCGACTTATTTAGTCAATGCACTGACTGCAATCAATGAACATTGTTTAGAAGGAGCGGTGATTATTGTAGAATCAACGATTTCTCCAGGAACAATTGATCAATATGTTCGACCAATCTTTAAAAATAAAAAGGTGAGCTTATGTCATGCACCTGAACGCATTCTACCTGGTAATATCCTGAAAGAACTACGATATAATTCACGTACGATTGGTGCGGATAATGAGGAAACAGCCCAAGTAGTCAAAGAAATCTATCAAGGTTTTTGTGAAGGCGAAATCGTTTTAACAGATATCAAAACAGCCGAACTTTCTAAAGTTGTTGAAAATACCTTTAGAGATATCAATATCGCGTTTGCGAATGAATTGAAGCTGATCTGTGAACGGGAAGGATTGGATGTACATTCGGTGATCGAAATCGCTAATAAACATCCTCGTGTCAATATCTTGAATCCAGGAACTGGTGTGGGAGGACATTGCATTCCCGTAGATCCTTGGTTTTTAGTGGGAGATTATCCTGAGCAAGCAAGATTGATCCGCACAGCGAGAGAGGTCAATGATGCCGTACCAAAACGTATTTTAGACAAAGTAAGAGAAGTGATGGATCATTCATTTTCTGGAAAACGTTTGGGTATTTACGGTCTAACTTATAAAGATAATGTAGACGATGTCCGAGAAAGTCCTAGTTTACAACTGTATCAAGCAATGACTGATAAAGAACAAGCAGAAGTCCTATTTTATGATCCATTGGTCAAAAAATCGATCGTAAAAAATCAAGCAATGGATTTTGATGATTTCTTACAGAATACAGATGTCGTGCTAGTGATGAATAGACATGAACATTTATTGGTCAATGAGCCATTGATACAACAGTCTAGTGAGACTGTTCTTGATCCTATTGGTGATTTGAGCATGGATAAGGTGGTCTTATAG
- a CDS encoding glycosyltransferase family 4 protein, whose translation MGAEKKKRVLFVSGSNKPVPATSGGAIEFLTQKLWELNKKKPMDVDFFVLSCSSVYSDDPSMGLFYYKDAPTIFQKAKRYLDKCTNQINRYQQKYTLINPNLLSKLKILVGSYSFDEIIMLNYGVYCPKIREFYVGKLSLYLHNDYLNRFSFQKSKILQSVDRIISVSSFIDHRVKEVLNQSNTPTLCVVENGIDTTAYSPVTNDTKICLREKLGISHQKKVVLFSGRIDRSKGITYLMDAIEQLTNEQVLLLVVGTVSNKQLDKALRHSAIDWKLIEQVTQEEMPIYYQVADLCVIPSIVKESFCLVNMEAQACGLPVITTDAGALNDYFFGDEQLQVAADPKTLSTDLVKAMTYFFKNEQAIEKFDYRQHAENYSLEKMYQTMISEVRK comes from the coding sequence ATGGGAGCAGAAAAAAAGAAAAGAGTCCTTTTCGTCTCTGGAAGCAATAAGCCGGTTCCCGCTACCTCCGGAGGGGCAATCGAGTTTCTTACACAGAAACTTTGGGAATTGAACAAAAAAAAACCAATGGATGTTGATTTTTTTGTGCTTTCTTGTAGTTCTGTTTATTCGGATGATCCATCAATGGGGCTCTTTTATTATAAAGATGCCCCAACTATTTTTCAGAAAGCGAAGAGGTATTTAGATAAATGCACAAATCAAATCAATAGATATCAACAAAAGTATACGTTGATCAATCCCAATTTATTATCTAAGCTAAAAATTTTGGTAGGAAGCTATTCTTTTGATGAGATCATTATGCTGAATTATGGGGTGTATTGTCCAAAAATCAGAGAATTTTATGTAGGGAAACTATCGCTATACTTACATAATGATTATCTTAATCGCTTCTCTTTTCAGAAATCTAAGATTTTACAGTCAGTTGATCGCATCATTTCGGTTAGTTCGTTTATTGACCATAGGGTAAAGGAAGTGCTAAATCAATCGAATACACCAACCTTGTGTGTGGTTGAAAATGGAATCGATACGACTGCTTATTCACCTGTCACAAATGACACGAAAATATGTCTGAGGGAAAAGCTAGGCATAAGTCACCAAAAAAAGGTGGTCTTATTTTCAGGTAGGATCGATCGTTCCAAAGGAATCACTTATTTGATGGATGCCATCGAACAATTGACAAATGAGCAAGTATTATTATTGGTAGTAGGGACCGTTTCCAATAAACAATTAGATAAAGCATTAAGACATTCAGCGATTGATTGGAAACTGATTGAACAAGTAACTCAAGAAGAAATGCCAATATACTACCAAGTAGCGGATCTTTGCGTCATTCCCTCAATCGTCAAGGAATCTTTTTGTTTAGTGAATATGGAAGCACAGGCGTGTGGTCTACCAGTGATCACGACAGATGCAGGGGCATTGAATGACTACTTTTTTGGAGATGAACAATTACAAGTGGCTGCTGATCCCAAAACATTATCAACCGATTTGGTAAAAGCGATGACGTATTTTTTTAAAAATGAACAAGCAATCGAGAAGTTTGATTATCGACAACATGCTGAAAATTATTCTTTAGAAAAAATGTATCAAACAATGATTAGCGAGGTGAGAAAGTGA
- a CDS encoding immunoglobulin-like domain-containing protein, translating to MSKKKLTKKRKKQLLAMFMTAGMVTNTFISTGVAFAEATTDGTNLPLSSLERTIQNVNFTFLSEDYMGASIVSLYIDNNGYLNAQRTEPRSHIYSYMIKSSDTPEYNPDSAKDVDYICIQDTNVDLNHLISYEKTVKDYPDSNYYFIVDGSGVPLVRINGADLGKNVDHSNLTANNATVEYGSTWNDSVAKQVTGVKATDRYGNDVTNNVTVSGNVDTNKPGNYNVTFTSPESGKSTTVVITVNEAPIQQEKAETPVFNTPYIYGDDLVGKTSPNAYVQLRIAQPENVTLIVTADANGNFVVPGKTLEAKPQYEIGNKIYANAQFVNQHGTNETTSAMAEVTIEENHTSIEANDFEVDYGFDLTDEAAIEKAGAKATDKYGKSEGVTVKESNVDTSKPGEYSITFVSDSGKEKTVKVTVKNKPIIGSEPIIHATDTTYQVGETLNPLLGVTAEDPEDGDLTDQVKADASGVNMSKAGDYELKLSVTDKDGNTTEQTVTVHVVDQVTDGPVIKGADDVRVDERAKFDPLEGVTAQDSQGNDLTDNLTYTGSVDTSTPGEYTIKYYVYDKEGKVATAERVVTVQSDASKPVVMSPDKLTIKQNSKFDPTLYAQAYDNEDGDITNQIKVLGQIYTDKLGSQFITYEVTDSDGNKATKMMEVEVVATLGNAPVISGADDLEINVGDTFDPISGVTAYDKEDGDLTSEIKYGGIVDTGKAGEYTVTYTVWDSDFNTETVERKVTVKDPTVEPAIEAHDFEVDYGFDLTDEAAIEKAEAKATDKYGKEEAVTVKETNVDTSKLGEYSITFVSASGKEKTVKVTVKDAPEENATIEAHDFEVDYGFDLTDEAAIEKAEAKATDKYGKEEAVTVKETNVDTSKPGEYSITFVSASGKEKTVKVTVKDAPEENATIEAHDFEVDYGFDLTDEAAIEKAEAKATDKYGKEEAVTVKETNVDTSKPGEYSITFVSASGKEKTVKVTVNAEAAMKPTVDPIKEGAGKVTGQGKAGDKIVITVDGKEVGTGTVKEDGTFEILTGTYRAKAGDVYAVQAFNSENAGSEITDVKVIATAGKVNPDEYTIGDANVTGSYTGDVTSIAVFINGVNKGTISGASVKDGQFTYYVGKNIKMGDVVTVVGYDKYGKRLDEKELTIYNKETIQTPSVNDIYVGDTTVTGTGQAGTTVYVKLGSTILGQAEVKEDGTFEVTIPAQKAGTELTILAKDDDEASESVTKMVMDQLPDTPTVDDVKEGAGKVTGKGKAGDTIVIKVNDKEIGRGKVKENGTFEILTGTYRAKQGDIYEVYAVNDDNVQSETVRKNVMATSGQVKPDSYVIGELSITGTYTGDVTTIAVFVDGVELGKSSEANVSNGQFNFYVGDHIKAGQKVTVVGYDKYGKRLDEKEVSIDNGVDAPTVNDIYAGDTTVTGTGEAGSTVYVKDHLKNIIGQAEVKADGTYEVTIPAQVKDTQLIVMAKKGNARSEEVNATVLAARPTQPTVDAVKEGAGKITGTAQAGDTVVITLNGKEVGRGKVSEDGTFSIILSSKVRAGNKYEVTAVNSDGISSVATEVTATATEGTITPDPFKVGGNSITGTFTGDVSSIDLVIDGAPQGVVSGNSVKDGVFSYYVGKLSIQADQTVEVVAYDAYGKQLDQQTVTINA from the coding sequence TTGAGTAAGAAAAAACTAACGAAAAAAAGGAAAAAGCAGTTATTAGCCATGTTTATGACGGCGGGGATGGTCACGAACACTTTTATAAGTACAGGGGTTGCGTTTGCTGAAGCAACTACTGATGGAACTAATTTACCATTGTCATCGTTGGAACGCACAATACAAAATGTTAATTTTACTTTTTTAAGTGAAGATTATATGGGTGCTAGTATAGTGAGTCTGTATATTGATAATAATGGATATCTAAATGCTCAAAGAACTGAACCTAGGAGTCATATTTATTCTTATATGATTAAATCATCTGATACACCTGAGTATAATCCTGATAGTGCTAAAGATGTTGATTATATATGTATACAAGATACGAATGTGGACCTAAATCATCTGATATCTTATGAAAAAACAGTTAAAGATTATCCAGATAGCAACTATTATTTTATTGTTGATGGCAGTGGTGTTCCATTAGTTAGAATTAATGGGGCCGATTTAGGAAAAAACGTAGATCATTCGAATTTAACAGCCAATAATGCAACAGTAGAATATGGTTCAACATGGAATGATAGCGTGGCCAAACAAGTAACAGGTGTAAAAGCTACTGATAGATATGGCAATGACGTGACAAATAATGTGACTGTATCTGGTAACGTAGACACGAATAAACCAGGGAACTATAATGTGACCTTCACTTCACCAGAATCAGGGAAAAGTACTACAGTAGTGATTACTGTCAATGAAGCGCCAATACAACAAGAAAAAGCAGAAACACCAGTATTTAACACGCCATACATTTATGGAGATGACTTGGTAGGTAAAACTTCTCCTAATGCATATGTGCAATTACGTATCGCTCAGCCAGAAAATGTTACGTTAATTGTCACAGCGGATGCTAACGGGAATTTTGTGGTTCCTGGAAAAACCTTAGAGGCAAAACCTCAATATGAAATTGGCAATAAAATTTATGCTAATGCTCAATTTGTTAATCAACATGGGACAAACGAAACAACTAGTGCAATGGCAGAAGTAACGATTGAAGAAAATCATACTTCGATTGAAGCAAATGATTTTGAAGTAGATTACGGCTTCGATTTAACAGACGAAGCAGCGATTGAAAAAGCAGGTGCGAAAGCGACTGATAAATACGGTAAATCAGAAGGCGTTACAGTCAAAGAAAGTAATGTAGATACTTCAAAACCAGGTGAATACAGTATCACATTTGTTTCTGATTCAGGAAAAGAAAAAACAGTGAAAGTAACTGTTAAAAACAAACCAATCATTGGTTCTGAACCAATCATCCATGCGACAGATACGACCTATCAAGTAGGAGAAACATTAAACCCATTATTAGGCGTCACCGCTGAAGATCCAGAAGACGGTGATTTAACGGACCAAGTCAAAGCAGATGCTTCTGGAGTCAATATGTCTAAAGCAGGCGATTATGAGTTGAAATTATCTGTAACAGATAAAGACGGTAATACGACTGAACAAACAGTGACAGTCCATGTGGTTGATCAAGTAACCGATGGTCCGGTGATCAAGGGCGCAGATGACGTGCGTGTTGATGAACGTGCGAAGTTTGATCCACTTGAAGGTGTCACTGCACAAGATAGTCAAGGAAATGATCTAACTGACAATTTGACGTATACAGGATCTGTTGATACATCTACTCCAGGAGAATATACGATCAAGTATTACGTGTATGACAAAGAGGGGAAAGTAGCGACTGCTGAACGAGTTGTGACCGTCCAAAGTGATGCAAGTAAACCAGTGGTAATGAGTCCAGATAAACTAACAATCAAACAAAATAGTAAATTTGATCCAACCCTTTATGCACAAGCATATGATAATGAAGATGGCGATATTACCAATCAAATCAAAGTTTTAGGTCAAATTTATACTGACAAACTAGGATCACAATTTATTACCTATGAAGTGACTGATAGTGACGGAAATAAAGCTACCAAAATGATGGAAGTTGAAGTGGTGGCCACTTTAGGGAATGCGCCTGTTATTAGTGGTGCTGACGATTTGGAAATCAATGTAGGAGATACCTTTGATCCGATCTCAGGTGTCACTGCGTATGATAAAGAGGATGGGGACTTAACCTCTGAAATCAAATATGGTGGTATTGTTGACACAGGTAAAGCGGGTGAGTATACCGTTACTTATACAGTTTGGGATTCTGATTTCAATACTGAAACCGTAGAACGTAAAGTAACGGTGAAAGATCCAACTGTAGAACCAGCCATTGAAGCACATGATTTTGAAGTAGATTATGGGTTTGATCTAACGGATGAAGCAGCGATTGAAAAAGCGGAAGCAAAAGCAACCGACAAATACGGTAAAGAAGAAGCTGTCACAGTCAAAGAAACGAATGTTGACACAAGTAAACTAGGCGAATACAGTATTACATTTGTTTCCGCATCAGGAAAAGAAAAAACAGTCAAAGTGACCGTCAAAGATGCACCAGAAGAAAATGCAACGATCGAAGCGCATGATTTTGAAGTAGATTATGGGTTTGATCTAACGGATGAAGCAGCGATTGAAAAAGCGGAAGCGAAAGCAACTGACAAATACGGTAAAGAAGAAGCTGTCACAGTCAAAGAAACGAATGTTGACACAAGTAAACCAGGCGAATACAGTATTACATTTGTTTCCGCATCAGGAAAAGAAAAAACAGTCAAAGTGACCGTCAAAGATGCACCAGAAGAAAATGCAACGATCGAAGCGCATGATTTTGAAGTAGATTATGGGTTTGATCTAACGGATGAAGCAGCGATTGAAAAAGCGGAAGCGAAAGCAACTGACAAATACGGTAAAGAAGAAGCTGTCACAGTCAAAGAAACGAATGTTGACACAAGTAAACCAGGTGAATACAGTATCACATTTGTTTCTGCATCAGGAAAAGAAAAAACAGTCAAAGTGACAGTGAACGCAGAAGCTGCCATGAAACCAACCGTTGATCCAATCAAAGAAGGAGCAGGTAAGGTCACAGGACAAGGAAAAGCCGGCGATAAAATTGTCATCACTGTTGATGGAAAAGAAGTTGGCACAGGAACGGTGAAAGAAGATGGTACATTTGAAATCTTGACTGGCACGTATCGTGCAAAAGCGGGTGATGTGTATGCTGTTCAAGCCTTTAATTCAGAAAACGCAGGCTCTGAAATTACAGATGTCAAAGTTATTGCCACAGCAGGAAAAGTCAATCCAGATGAATATACGATTGGGGACGCAAATGTGACCGGAAGTTATACGGGCGATGTCACTTCTATTGCGGTCTTTATCAATGGTGTGAACAAAGGAACGATTTCTGGAGCTAGTGTAAAAGATGGACAATTCACCTATTATGTTGGAAAAAACATTAAAATGGGGGATGTCGTAACAGTTGTTGGGTACGATAAGTATGGCAAACGTCTGGATGAAAAAGAATTGACGATCTATAACAAAGAAACGATTCAAACACCATCAGTCAATGATATTTATGTTGGGGATACAACGGTGACAGGTACTGGACAAGCGGGTACCACCGTCTACGTCAAATTAGGTTCAACGATTTTAGGCCAAGCTGAAGTGAAGGAAGACGGTACGTTTGAAGTAACGATTCCAGCGCAAAAAGCAGGTACAGAACTGACAATTTTAGCCAAAGATGATGATGAAGCAAGTGAAAGTGTGACTAAAATGGTGATGGATCAATTGCCAGACACTCCAACAGTGGATGACGTTAAAGAAGGTGCTGGAAAAGTAACTGGTAAAGGAAAAGCTGGTGATACGATCGTAATTAAAGTGAATGACAAAGAAATCGGTAGAGGAAAGGTAAAAGAAAATGGGACGTTTGAAATCTTAACTGGTACGTATCGTGCAAAACAAGGCGATATTTACGAAGTGTATGCAGTAAATGATGATAATGTCCAATCTGAAACAGTGAGAAAAAATGTCATGGCAACTTCTGGACAAGTAAAACCAGACAGTTATGTAATTGGTGAGTTATCTATCACTGGAACATATACAGGAGATGTTACTACTATCGCCGTCTTTGTAGATGGGGTAGAATTAGGTAAAAGCTCTGAAGCCAATGTATCCAATGGACAATTTAACTTCTATGTAGGCGACCACATCAAAGCTGGCCAAAAAGTTACGGTTGTCGGCTACGATAAATACGGTAAACGTCTCGATGAAAAAGAGGTATCAATCGATAATGGCGTTGATGCCCCAACAGTCAATGACATTTATGCTGGCGATACAACCGTTACAGGTACAGGTGAAGCAGGTAGTACTGTCTATGTCAAGGACCATTTGAAAAATATTATCGGCCAAGCTGAAGTCAAAGCAGATGGGACCTATGAAGTGACGATTCCGGCTCAAGTAAAAGATACACAATTGATTGTCATGGCAAAAAAAGGGAATGCAAGAAGTGAAGAGGTCAATGCGACAGTCTTAGCAGCTCGCCCAACGCAACCAACAGTGGATGCAGTCAAAGAAGGGGCTGGAAAAATCACTGGAACTGCACAAGCTGGTGATACAGTAGTCATTACTTTGAATGGAAAAGAAGTAGGTCGTGGTAAAGTTAGTGAAGATGGTACATTTAGTATTATTCTATCAAGCAAAGTACGAGCAGGTAATAAGTATGAAGTTACAGCAGTAAATTCAGATGGTATTAGTTCTGTCGCTACTGAAGTAACTGCAACGGCTACTGAAGGTACCATTACACCTGATCCATTTAAAGTAGGTGGCAATTCAATCACAGGAACCTTTACTGGAGATGTTTCATCTATCGATTTAGTGATTGATGGTGCGCCACAAGGTGTTGTTAGTGGGAATTCAGTCAAAGATGGCGTATTTTCATACTACGTAGGAAAGCTCTCAATTCAAGCAGATCAGACTGTAGAAGTCGTTGCCTATGATGCTTACGGCAAACAATTAGATCAACAAACAGTGACAATCAATGCTTAA
- a CDS encoding polysaccharide pyruvyl transferase family protein has translation MKILQFGFIDSLNIGDRLIAEEIQHQYLENHEIRAVSYLGTPRENIPSIADSSVGESKKKNKLKQKLAMIIPYHPDRGTEDLVEQWIADADCIVFSGGNLLFDLNKYSKSYFKLKWIVELAKKHNKKIIALSIGLGPFKTEKQEKEAVSVLNELSYVSVRDLKSATYFKKEVAVIQDPVFTSEFFAPLAKRGRLKNDKKIAVSIIDYRLAGASHEQYWAYIKQMAELLLILSIKYQVTIFSTEMRDYQAVEDISQLLVGAVEIKTIRSKEELYLLYEESTLIIGTRMHSMIFAVAAKIPVVGISWQDKVTEMFRILADPTSCFSIQELEKQQTAILERVEYKMSHVEDERYLLGEIGHSFQEKVSKEKERVNALLAIK, from the coding sequence GTGAAGATTTTACAGTTTGGCTTTATTGATAGCTTAAATATCGGGGATCGCTTGATTGCTGAAGAAATCCAACATCAGTATTTAGAAAATCATGAAATAAGGGCAGTCTCTTATTTGGGAACGCCTAGAGAGAACATCCCCTCGATTGCTGATTCTTCAGTTGGGGAATCAAAAAAGAAGAATAAATTAAAACAAAAGCTTGCTATGATAATTCCTTACCATCCAGACCGAGGGACAGAAGATCTAGTGGAACAATGGATCGCTGACGCAGATTGCATTGTTTTTTCTGGAGGGAATTTACTTTTTGACTTAAACAAGTATAGTAAATCTTATTTTAAACTAAAATGGATCGTTGAGTTGGCTAAGAAACACAACAAAAAAATAATTGCTCTGTCGATTGGTTTAGGACCATTTAAAACAGAAAAACAAGAAAAAGAAGCAGTGAGCGTATTAAACGAGTTGAGCTATGTTAGTGTGCGGGATCTAAAATCAGCTACCTATTTTAAAAAAGAAGTAGCTGTGATTCAGGATCCTGTCTTTACTTCAGAATTTTTTGCTCCGTTAGCGAAACGTGGAAGACTAAAAAATGATAAAAAAATTGCGGTTTCTATCATTGATTATCGCCTTGCTGGGGCTTCTCACGAACAATATTGGGCATACATCAAGCAAATGGCGGAACTACTGTTAATACTCTCAATCAAGTATCAGGTAACTATCTTTTCAACTGAAATGAGAGATTATCAAGCGGTAGAGGATATCAGTCAATTACTAGTTGGTGCGGTAGAAATAAAAACAATACGCTCGAAAGAAGAGCTTTATCTGTTGTACGAAGAGAGTACCTTGATCATTGGTACACGAATGCATTCGATGATCTTTGCTGTCGCCGCAAAAATTCCTGTGGTCGGAATTTCTTGGCAAGATAAAGTAACTGAAATGTTTCGTATACTAGCTGATCCGACGAGTTGTTTTTCGATCCAAGAATTAGAGAAACAACAAACAGCGATTCTTGAACGAGTAGAGTATAAGATGAGTCATGTAGAAGATGAGCGATATTTACTCGGAGAGATTGGTCATTCCTTTCAGGAGAAAGTGTCTAAAGAAAAGGAACGAGTCAATGCGCTCTTGGCGATCAAATGA